The nucleotide sequence CAGAACTGTTCCTCTTCGCGTAAGAAGTCAGGTCCGAACCACCATAACTCATGATGCATAAGTTGAAGCGGAGATATACCTCTGGATGCGCAGTCCGCAGGATTGCTTTCAGAGCGTATATGGTTCCAGCACTCGGGAGGCAGGACCTCGTGAATATAGGCGACACGGTTTGCGACGAATGTTTCCCATTTATTAGGATGTGCTTGCAGCCACGCCAACGTAATGGTGGAATCTGTCCATGCTACCAGTGGACAGCAAAAATCCTTCCAACTTTGCATGACGGCCTTGACCAATTTTGCGGCGAGATGTGCAGCACACAACTCGAGGCGAGGTAGCGTTGTTGTTTTTAGCGGGGCAACTTTAGTCTTTGATGAAATTAAGCCGATTGTAATGTGACCATCCCTATGTACAGTGCGCGCATATATGACTGCGGCATAGGCGCGCTCGGAAGCGTCGGCAAAAACGTGCAACTCAGTAAATGAGCCTATCGTCCCGACTCCAACCCAACGGTTGACCTTAAGTTCAGATAAAAGTTGTAATTGCGAACGATGATCAAGCCACACCTTGCCTATCGTATCTGGTACTGGGTCGTCCCATCCAGTGTTGGAACGCCAGATGTCCTGCAACAACATTTTCGACCTGATTGTTGCGGGTGAAAGTAAactcaatggatcaaaaagtttgCTGGCATCGACCAGAAATGCTCTCTTAGTTAAGACGTGGGGCGGTTCTCCTAGAGAAATGGAAAATGTAAAATAGTCCTCTTCCATATACCAAATTAGTCCCAGAGCATGTACATTGTTGCCATCTACGGTGTAGTGTGATATGTTCTTGGATTCTCTAGCGATAGTCTCATTTAGCTCTGTACAATTTGACGCCCATTTTCTTAACTCGAACCCACCTTCCCGTAGAATATCGGACACATTTCGCTGCAATGCTTTAAGTTCCGACTTGCTAGACGCACCAGAGAGAAGATCGTCCATGTAAAAGTCTTTAAGAATTACGTCGACTGCTTTCTGAAAAGTATTGGAAGATTGTTTCGCGGTTTGTTGCATCGATTTGACAGCCAAATGCGAGGCGGACGCAATTCCATAAGTTACGCGTAGCATGCGGTAATCTGTAATAGGTAGAGATGGGTTAGAGCGCCAAACAATTCGATGTAAGTCGACATGTTTAGCTGAAACACAGATTTGTCGATACATTTTTGCAACGTCTGCAGTTACTGCGAATTTGTGCATTCTAAAGCGCAAAAGTATGGAGTACAAGTCTTCTTGTAATTGAGGACCAACATAAAGCGCATCGTTGAGGGAATTCCCCGTTGTGGTTTTAGCAGACGCGTTAAACACAACTCGCAATTTTGTCGTAACGCTGGACTCCTTTACGACAGCATGGTGTGGCATATAATATTTCGCATAGTTCGTTTTAGGCACGACCTCCATATGACCCATTTCAATTAATTCCTGCATGAATTCGTTATAGCGTGTCCACAGATCCTGATCACCGGCAAATCTGCGCTCCATGCGTAATAAGTTTCGTACGGCGAGACTCCTTGATTCACCTAATGGCACGTCGACCTTGAGTGGCAACTCCACTACAAAGCGTCCGTCCGGCTTCCTAATATGAGTTGATTCAAAATGTTCTTCGCAGTACCGCTCCTCGTGGGTAAGATATCGTGTTTGCGGCGCTTCTTCAAGTTCCCACAATCTAGCCAATGCTCTATCTAAATGTACATCACAGTGTAATGATTGTATATGGTTTGCGGGTGGAACGGATGTATCTACGTTTCCACACAACGTCCAGCCAAAGACTGTTTTCTGTATTATTGGCGTGCCAGGTGGGCCTTTACGCAGCTCAGTTAAAATGAATCGATCCATATAGTCCATGCCCACTAAGATGTCTACACGGCCGGGTTCCATGAAGTGCGGGTCAGCTAAGAACAGTCCCTTGATGTGAGACCATTCAGGAACGCTTAAGCTCTGCGACGGCAAATCGCCCGTAatcttttgtaaaattaatgcgTTGATGGGGTAGCATTCACTTGAATGTCGCGAAGAAAGGAATAACGTCGTTTCGCCTCTGCAACGGCCACCCTGAGAAGCGCCAATTCCCGTTACAAATATGGACGAAGATTTGCGAGCTAGACCTAGACGTTGTACGCATGCCTCAGTTATGAATGTGGCGTGAGAACCTGAATCGAATAATAAGCGAGCATTCTGCCATCGATCAGCAGAATCACGTACCTTTACTAGGGCGATTGATAGCAACACAGCGTTTTGTGGTTTATGCATTGGGTTAACCTTGGAATTAAGGCAAGCGGAGGCGGATGTGACAGCGGTTTGCGGGAGCAAGCTAGCGGCGGGTAACGTACCTGCAGCGGTGCGGGGTGAGTCGACGACGTGGGAAGAGGTGGATGCCTCTGGCGAACTATGAAGCAATGTATGGTGGCGTTGCCGACATATTCGAGAGGAAGACCCGCTATTGCAGCGTTCCTTAAAATGTCCGGTACTTAAGCAGTTTAAGCACGCCTTGAAATCTTTCACAAAATTGAGTCTAGCGTTTGCATCTAAACTACGGAATTTTTCACAAGAATAAATTCTGTGACCTGCGTTACAATACGTACAACGCGATTGATCTGCGGTGGCATGAAAAACCTTTGCCGATTTTCCGACCAATTTTTGATTGTTCGGTTTTCCTGGCCATGACTGGGTTGCCGGCGTTGATATCATCGATAATGAGCGACACCTTATTTCCAAAAAGGACGAAAGGTCTTCGAAGGTAGGAGGATCGTCGCTAGTGAGTGACAACTCCCACTGTTTGCGAGTTTCGTAGGAGAGTCTGGTTACAGTTTCATGTACTAACCAATCGTCCCAAAAATCCACTGGTCGCCCTAAAGCCTTAAGTTCCCTTATGTGTTGTTGGAATGCATTCAACACGTTCTTAATGGAGTCAGCAGTGTCGCTCGTCGCTTTACGTA is from Anastrepha ludens isolate Willacy chromosome 4, idAnaLude1.1, whole genome shotgun sequence and encodes:
- the LOC128861851 gene encoding uncharacterized protein LOC128861851; the protein is MELPSFAGNSTEWVAFYDAFVTLVDSNSSLSGGQKLHYLRSCLKGDALSIISGFQICDANYTEAWNLLKSRYKVMRVIVESHFRAIAEIRKATSDTADSIKNVLNAFQQHIRELKALGRPVDFWDDWLVHETVTRLSYETRKQWELSLTSDDPPTFEDLSSFLEIRCRSLSMISTPATQSWPGKPNNQKLVGKSAKVFHATADQSRCTYCNAGHRIYSCEKFRSLDANARLNFVKDFKACLNCLSTGHFKERCNSGSSSRICRQRHHTLLHSSPEASTSSHVVDSPRTAAGTLPAASLLPQTAVTSASACLNSKVNPMHKPQNAVLLSIALVKVRDSADRWQNARLLFDSGSHATFITEACVQRLGLARKSSSIFVTGIGASQGGRCRGETTLFLSSRHSSECYPINALILQKITGDLPSQSLSVPEWSHIKGLFLADPHFMEPGRVDILVGMDYMDRFILTELRKGPPGTPIIQKTVFGWTLCGNVDTSVPPANHIQSLHCDVHLDRALARLWELEEAPQTRYLTHEERYCEEHFESTHIRKPDGRFVVELPLKVDVPLGESRSLAVRNLLRMERRFAGDQDLWTRYNEFMQELIEMGHMEVVPKTNYAKYYMPHHAVVKESSVTTKLRVVFNASAKTTTGNSLNDALYVGPQLQEDLYSILLRFRMHKFAVTADVAKMYRQICVSAKHVDLHRIVWRSNPSLPITDYRMLRVTYGIASASHLAVKSMQQTAKQSSNTFQKAVDVILKDFYMDDLLSGASSKSELKALQRNVSDILREGGFELRKWASNCTELNETIARESKNISHYTVDGNNVHALGLIWYMEEDYFTFSISLGEPPHVLTKRAFLVDASKLFDPLSLLSPATIRSKMLLQDIWRSNTGWDDPVPDTIGKVWLDHRSQLQLLSELKVNRWVGVGTIGSFTELHVFADASERAYAAVIYARTVHRDGHITIGLISSKTKVAPLKTTTLPRLELCAAHLAAKLVKAVMQSWKDFCCPLVAWTDSTITLAWLQAHPNKWETFVANRVAYIHEVLPPECWNHIRSESNPADCASRGISPLQLMHHELWWFGPDFLREEEQFWKQPAQIMHKTEIGLRKKTQNGWTPQLGSKGRKAMSKRVKEREGIKWWVNATDRKGQFTRYVEEHLGACL